TCCCGTTGCGACGCATAGATATAAACATAGAGAGGTGAGTTGTAAGACACTGGAGTGGTTGGATTAAGCTTGAATTAATTGTTAATGCTCCGTGAAAACATATATAATATTGATGGCTACCGACGCAATGTTACAAACATAACACTCAAATAGTCTTTTGGTAATAATATAATACATGCTAATAAGCTTGTATTATCATATCAAATTTTTCTCTTTACATCACACGGGCATAATTCTAGTAATTATTAGCTCCGTGGTAAACAAGTGCACCTGCTTCATGGACTCTACAGTAAAGTTGCTCTATGGTCAAAAAATCCAATCTAAAATAGAGAAAAGAGCAAGTATTCATCCACATTTTTTTACTAATTACTAAaacctttttttcttttatcttgaATCTAATTCTACTTTCTTTTTGGAAtctttttcaaaaaaataatttCTGCTTTTTTTAGATTTGATGGAACGGAGCTATTTTTTACGAAGAGTAGTCCAAATCCAAAACATAATAAAAGGTATAGTCAGCGTGTTCGGCTGCTCAAGTTCcaacttgtttcagcttattctctctcacagaacactattaaaTCATCCGAAATCTACTGCGCAACGAATCAGCCGAACACGACGGGTGTCAGATAGGAGAAAAAAAGAAGCCGAGTTTTTATATTATACTAGCATGAATCCCCGCGCTAGCAACCATTAAAAAGTGTGCAGCATCAGGATGCACAAACACTGCAGGCTAGCAGCATCAACAACAActaacaacaacatagccttttagTCCGAAACAAGTTGAGGTAGACTAAACTTGAAACCCACCGAGAGCCCGGAAGTCACTGTTCATGCACTTCAATaactgctttccaagtactcctattcaaacatatatCTCTATATAAGCTTTCAAATCTAAACAGTGCAGGCTAGTAACCATTAAAAAAAAGCAGCATGAGGATGGACAAATAATGCGAAGCACACACTGAAGAATAAGCACTGAGTAACAAATAGGGTAGATAAATGTCGGGTTTAGGAATATAAATAATATAGACTCATATGCAAAGCACACATATTTGGACTGCATTTTGTAGTGTTAACAAATCTGAACCTGACAATGCCATTCTTTTTTCATGTCAGGACATACAGGAACGATGTCCTTGAGTATCACTCTTCATGGCTTCAAATATTGGCATTCACAAAGGCTCAACTTTACAGTTTTGTTATGGCACGACGAACTCATCTACTGACTATAAGGACACATACTGAAACATGAAACATGATTGACATTGGCACTGCACTGGAGCCTTGTGTTTCTTTGCAGATAATGGCAATGGGGATCAATCATGAACACATAAATAATTGCCGGCCAAAAGGAAGACATCTTGCAACCTACACCTGATGAAAAAGTAGCAGATGAATATGCAAGAGCCTGAAGCTCGCCCATGATGTTACCTGAATAAAACAGCAGCAAAGAATTGTCTATGAATATTTGTATGCATTATTAGTAGCTGGAAAAATGAGCTCTGAATCTTCAGATATCATTTACTCACTGTTTTATTTGGTGTCAACATTGTACTTTTCAATTCCCAGTGTACAGTGGAAAACACGTGTGTCCATGGCGAACAATGTTGTCGAACCGTAGGACATAATTTTTAGGTTTTCAAGGAAATATACCAATTCACACCGACCATTCAGTCACTGGTTTCAGAAATTCACAGCAAGTAAATACAACTACGGTTTGAACTTGAAATCAGAGAATGAATCTAGTTTGAAGTCGTCAACATAGGTAAGAAATTGAAACAGAAGTAACTTACACTCTGCTATAGGTAGTACTAACACATCATCCCGACTTCCCCCAGCGTCCTCAGCAGGGCGACTCGGGGGCTACCTCACCGCTATCCAAGAGCCCCCCCTCCCAGCCTCCTCTCTGGCTGCCGTCGCCACCCTCTAGCGCGCGGTGGTGGCGGCCAGCGGCGGGCCCAAACATAGGTGCTCCGTTCgcacctccctctccctcaccttCACTCCTTTACCTTCCCCACTCCACCCTCTCCACCTCCAGTGGGGAACGGCGGCGACCGGCCGGATCCGCCCCCCCTAGGGCCGGATCTGGCGCGCTGGTGGCCGGCACTCCTCCCTTGGCGTTGGGAAGGGGCCGGGGCGACCTGCTCCGGCTGCCAGGCCGGGTGACTGCCAGGGCGGCAGCGGTCGTCACCCCCCTCCACCCTCCTCCGGCAGGGTGCGGCGGTGGCCGGCCGGATCCGCCCCACCCTGGGGCCGGATCTGGTGCGCTGGTGGACGGCCCTCCTCCCTCAGCGATGGAATGAGGCCAGGTAGGCCTGCACCGGCTACCGGGCTGGGTGGCTGCCAGGGCGGTGGCGGCACCACCCTCTCCATCTCTGTCGGCCGGATTCGCCCCCCTAGGGCCTGATTTAGCGAGCCAGCGGCCGGATTCCCTCGGCGGCGGACTGCGACAGGGTTGGCCTCACCTACAGCGTTGGCCGGATCCAGGCCCCCTCGACTGCATCTGCCGTCTGGAGGTGTCCTGGACCCTCGGCGCCTGCCGGGCGTCCGGGggaggtggggggggggggggggggcggtggcCGGACTCCTCTTCGGCAGCTGCTCTTGGCCGGGCCGGCCTGCTACCCTTCGGCGACAACTGGGGCCGACAGCGGACGGGGGTGAAAACCCCGCCAGGCTTCGTGCCTTGGGCCGACGACGGTGGCGCGCCAGCGTCATCACCTTCTTGGAGGCGTCGTCATGCTGCTCAGTTCGTTGTTGGAGGTTGCTGGGGCAAGTTTGGGAACGAAAGTTCCTTTTGGGTGATCCTCACAATGAAGTTGGCGTACGCGGACGTCATGACCTTCTTGAAGGCTTCGTTGATGCACTCCACTTGTTCCCACTGAAAGTTCCTTTTGGGTGATCCTCGCAATGAAGTTGGCGTACGCGGACGTCATCACCTTCTTGAAGGCTTCGTTGATGCACTCCGCTTGTTCCCACTGCGCCATTCGTTGGGTTCGAGCCGCTCCTTGCTTGTGTTGTGCCTGCCCGTGCTTTTGCTTTCGCTCCGCTTTGGTCCGCCCTCCGCGGGTGTTGGTGTTGCCGCAGTCACTTCGTTGGAGCACTTCTGCCGCCGTCCTGTTCCTCTCACCGGAGCCGCTCCTAGCTGTGTTGTTCCTGCCTGTGCTTTAGCTTCCCCTTCGCGTTGGTCTGTCCATCTTGGATGTTGGTGTTGCTGCAGTCGTCTCGACGGATGCTTTGCCGTCGTTGGTCATCTTCTTCGCAGCAGCTACCTGGCCGCTTGCGGATACTCGACGGATGCTTTGTCGTCGTTGCTGCCTAGGCGAATGCTTTGCCACCATAGTCGCTACCAGCCCGTGGATGCTTTGCCGCGTTGTGCTCGCGGATTTTGCCGCATTCTTTCCGGTGGCTGCTTTGCCACCGAGGCTTCACCTCCCTTGTTGGCAGCCTTCGTGTCGTTATCTTTAGTTGCAGGTCCAGCTAGCTAGGTTGTGGTGGAGGGCCCTTCCCCCTGTCGCACTTCTTGCTTTCACTTGTGTTTTTCATTCTAAACCACTCACTCTGTGGTTTTGTATCCTGCGCTATGGGTTCTCCCATAGTCGCGTCGTGTACGCCGTTCCTTCGGCACTCTtgcttcttcttaatgaaattcaCGTGAATGCGTGTTCCCGAAAAAACTTTCCCTCTGCTATTAAAGCAGCTGTTTGACTCTTCAAGGCGCACACCTCATGAGGGCCAACAACAACCGATATCAAATTACTTGTCAAATTAGCAACTTCATTCCACCCTGCAGCACTGAGCTCCTCGCACCTCAACCTTACCAGGTGCTGCAAAAATAAGTAAGAAATCATCAATTGATCCATGATAGAGTAATGGATACCAACAAGATATAATTCCGCTTGTATAAAATGCTGTACAGTACAGTCATGATTATAAATTCTAATGTAGCTAAAGGATAAGTTCGACGATGGCGATTAGCCAATTGGGCCCGTGATGTTGCCGGGCGTAGAACATTGACCTACTAAACCAGGTGCGCATCTAGGAGTTAAGCATAGCATAGATGTGCATGTTGCAATAATTTTGTGGTCGTAATAAGAAGGATCAAGCAGTCTGAATGAACAATATAGGCAATCGCCTGATAGGGTGACATCAAGCTAGTAAATACAACAGGAATCATAAAGCTCATAAATTAGTTGTAATCAATACCGAAAGGCCTGGCTGTTCCATACCTGAGCATGTTTGGTCAGCCTGAAATAGCCAAAAAAAAACTTAATTAGATCCAAGAGTTGGCACACATAACCTAAATAAGCAGTTTTGCTATGTGGACCAACCTGTTGCACTTCCTTGTGATTCAACCGCCCATCAGGAGGAACCTGTTCGCTATGATGGACTTGAGGGCAGCTGCAATACCATGGATGCACAAAACAAAATTTGATGGAAATCGCAAGGAAGTAGATCAGGGCAGCTGCAACATCATGGATGACCAAAACAAAACCTGATGGGAATGGAAACGAAGGTGATGACACAACACACATGTAGCCTGTCATGGGCCAGCCGTAAGGCATGGCGGGGTAGCGGCGCAGGTACGTCCGCGCCGCACCGTCGTAGCAGGCGGCCACCGCTAGGTCCTGCTCGCCCGCACACCGCGGTGCCGAGAGGGGGCCGGCTGTACGGGGGCTGGTCCCCGTGCTGGTGCAGCCGCGCCGTGGCGGCTCGCGCCCAGGCTGGCACGTCGGGTGTGGCCGCGACGCTGCGCCGCGTCGACGCTGGTATGTCGTCCCATCGCCGAGGGGGCAGCGCGGGAGGAGGGCATCGATGGCGGAGGCGTACATGGCGGCGCAGATTCGGAACACGTAGGCGATGGAGACGGATGGCGCGGCGAGGACAGGCCAAGCGGGGGCGGCGCTGGCAGGTGAGGAGAGGGAGCGTGGGGAGTCGAGGTTCCAGAGGACGAcgtggggagggagggaggagcgcGAGCGGCGGTGTGGAAGGTGAGGACCGAGGAGACGGTTTCGTTTTCTGCGTGAACGGAACCGAGAAGGGTCTGGAGCCTCCGGGGGGACGTGGATGTGGTAGGCATCCAAGGGCTGAAGCTCAAATCGGACGGCTGACGTGGGGTTGATCAACAGTGGAGGTATACACGTTTAAAGAAGtttatattatttatattataattaattattattatttattttttattagggCTAAAATAGAAAAATTTCCATATCTTCCACCATCTCATCCACATCCGGACATCCCGTCAGCCCGTTGCCCCTCCGCCTCCTCTGCTACTCCCACTCCTCGCCCAAGCCCCAAAGGGCCAGAGGCGCAGCCCGAGCCACAGGTTGCCTCCTCTGGCTCTCCTCTCGGCCTCGCCCTTCTCGTTCGAGACGAAACCGTACACGAGCGAGCTGGTGAGGGAGGAAGAGCAGGGAGGTGGGATCAGGCCGGCTCCATGGACGCCACGCTACTACTCCTCTCCGCCGACTGCACGGCCGCCGCCAGCGGGCTGCTGCGGCCTCGACTGCCTGCGGGCCCACATGTGGCTTCCCCTGGTCCCTCCGCGCGGCCAAGGACCTCCATCCGCGCCTCAGCTGCGTCCGCGGCCCTCGCCGTCCGTGGCCTGCCGCATCACGCTTCCGTGGCCGGGGTCAGTTCCTCTCCCTCCCCGTTTATTGGCTCTAGCTTTTTGctgatttttttttatataaagatGAAGATTGTATTACTGTCAGTTTGGTTTGTATATGCGATTAGAGCGAGGCTAATAATTTAGCCAGCTGCTGGCTAAATGTTTATGCCATGTCACCTGTTGCCACCACTAAGAAACACACATATAATGGACTAAGAAACACACGTATAATGGACTGGCTATTTGCTTAGCAATTattccctctattccaaattataagtcgctttgatttttttttgttacatcaattttgctatgtatctagatacataacaaaatctTTGTacaaaaaaaagttaaaatgacttataatttaaaatagagagaTTACTTTGGCTATAtggaaacaacaacaacaacatagtctTTCAGTcgtaagcaagttggggtaggctagagttgaaacccaccaagagccccaagtcacagttcaggcacttcaatagctactttccaagtactcctatttaaacatagatctctacgtatatcctaagctttcaagtctctttttattgtcttcccccatgtcaatttcggtcttcctctacctctcttcatattattagcttgactTAAGACTCCACAGTGCACTGGTGccatctggaggtctcctttggacatggccaaactacctcaaccgatgttggacaagcttttcttcaattggtgctacctcaaggcgatcacgtatatcatcattccggaTGAGGTATTTCGAGCGGGAGCGCCGTCGgggtgctccggatgaggtattccggagagagcggctctcctccagcaagctgcgtcatgacgttggcgaacgagaaggtgaggtggcgcaggtcctctCGGCACGGAGGAAGGCgctgagctggcgctctaacctcccgtagtcgaagtcgaggagctggtcgctctcgggggcgcgggcctccggtgcgtgcagctgcagctcctcaagcgccttggcgatcgcgtcgaggccggcggagcggagaggttggacggcggcgggAGCTTGCGCCGACTCTCCCTCCTTCGTGACGATAAAGCCTAGGTCCCTAAAGCGTACATGCgcgcccgggacctagctgacgttgtgactagccatctgaggcctggtatgaatgtcgagacgcgcaaaaggcccctccCTAGCGCgcctagtgtcggtgtttcgagttactaCCAACgaataaatttctaatattgcgcgtctggctcagatggtgtgctaagaggacacgaggtttatactggttcgggcagaatgtccctacgtctagttcgtcactgctgctcgtgttactagcactgaaagtttacagtatgggttacaaacggactgagagagggaaaggatcctaggtctctgatggaaggagtgaacgggtgccgagagccCGGTTGCCGCTCGGCCCTGTGCTTGTGTCGTGTTCTGATTGGTTCGAGGTGATTCCGATCGGATTGGAGTCCCCTTCATGGGATGTCCTGCTttaccttttataggccaaggcaaagcacgggttacaacggTGGAAGGgaggagaacgagagagagaagtacgggtcccgccgaccctgtagatgtcaacagggacagctccacgttgCGACCCTGTCCGTCATTGGCGCTATGCGCAAGCGtcgtctgtcggtcatggcgttccattctgtCGCAACGGACGTCGTGGTaagctgacgcgcctgtcagcgtttgTACGGGGGTTAGCCGGAACAACACCGGTATGCTCGACGCTGTTCCTGAtatgaatccctaggtatggtctGTCATGGTCACGGGTTACATCGGGACGTGCCGGTCTCTTCCTTTGCGTcaaagttttgacccaggcccatacgcttggatctagagtggttggcggcggtatggggcaccatcgggcgagatggagcctgcagccgaggggtcgggcgagacggagctcgcggcctcggggtcggacgaggcggagcctgcccccagaggtcgggcgaggcggagcccgtgaccttggggtcgggcaaggcggagtctgcccccaaaggtcgggcgaggcggagaccgcGGCCTCAGGGTCGAGGAAGACGgggcccgcggcctcggtgttgggcgaggcagagccagcccccagaggtcgggtgaggcggagcccgcggccttagggtcgggcgaggcggaccctgcagcctcagggtcgggcgaggtggaacctgcccccagaggtcaggcgaggcgaagcccgtgaccttgggatcgggcgaggcagagcctgcccccagaggtcgggtgaggcggagcccgcgacctcggggtcgggcgagacggagcctgtcccagacgtcgggcgaggcagagcccgctccTAGAGGCTCCCCAGAGGTTggtcgaggcggagcccgcgcaccTGGGGACCGGTTGGAgccgtagtcgcgctcttgacaactcggatgaattaatgttgatgaccattagccacTCTTCGGGTAcgctagtattggtcctcgacagtagcccccaagcctgcggaggagtagaatactctttCGGAGGCTTCTTCCAAacaggaggactctgagggccttggccttcttttgtcgcccacggcGTGACCTGGGGACGATGATTTCTTTTCGTCGAGATCGGACCCCTCGGGGATATAGCCGTGAGATCTAGTAGGTCGGagaaggtctttcctgatttcgaCCCCTATGGGGGTTTGTCGTTCTGCGACCGAGCGTTCGGTCTTTGTGCGAGTCctactttcctcgagcccctgctCGTAGCAGGGGTTTCGATCGAGGATCGGCTCGTCTTCGCGATTATCTTCCCTCAAGCGATAAAAACGGAGGGGCCGAGCCGTGTCATGATTTTTctctatggacgaatcatggtgctcagtgagctgttaacggcctagtccgagtggggcctcgacatcccgttcgcggggattcGGCTTGGGTCAGTTGGTGATCGGCtccagattctcagcggtcaatccatatagttctcgggtccgttcgaccggtcgcGAGGGCTCTCTgtctttcttcaaggaaaaaccatggattgaATCCAgccgagactcgaacgtgggtcGGGATGCCTGCGGCGTTCGTGCGCTTGGGTACTGgccactagcgggcccatcctttTCCTCCCCTTACTCTAAAGGTGCccggagcggttgtcgaacccgtcggtgggccaaccttcgaactcttgGGCCTAGACGGGCTGTAGAGGCGTGCGGTGGGCCATCAAGCTGCTGTAGAGGAGTGCGGCCGCGAGCTTCGGGTGCTGCGCACTGACAACGGCGGTGAGTTCACGGCGGCTGAGTTCGCGGTGTACTGCGCCGATGAGGGGATCCAGCGGCACTTTTTCGCACCGTAcaccccgcagcagaacggcgtcgttgaGCGGCGCAACCAAACGGTGGTGACCACCGCTCGTGCCCTCTTCAAGCAGAAAGGGATGCCGGCAATCTACTCGGGTGAGGCGGTGATGACCGCCGTTCACCTGCTCAATCGCTCGCCCACCAAGGCCCTCGACGGCAAGACACCATACGAGGCTTGGCACGGGCGCAAGCCAGTGGTGAGCCACCTCCGCGTCTTCGGTTGTCTGGCCTTCGCCAAGGAGCTCAACCACGTCGGCAAGCTCGACGACCGGAGCACGCCgggggtcttcatcggctacgcggagggcgtcAAGGCTTACCACATCCTCGACCCTGCGACACAGCGCGTCCGCATCTCCCgggacgtcgtgttcgacgaagggctAGGCTGGgcctgggacaaggcggtggacgacggcttgACTTCG
This DNA window, taken from Miscanthus floridulus cultivar M001 chromosome 13, ASM1932011v1, whole genome shotgun sequence, encodes the following:
- the LOC136501691 gene encoding uncharacterized protein, which encodes MYASAIDALLPRCPLGDGTTYQRRRGAASRPHPTCQPGREPPRRGCTSTGTSPRTAGPLSAPRCAGEQDLAVAACYDGAARTYLRRYPAMPYGWPMTGYICPQVHHSEQVPPDGRLNHKEVQQADQTCSAPGKVEVRGAQCCRVE